One part of the Dermacentor andersoni chromosome 2, qqDerAnde1_hic_scaffold, whole genome shotgun sequence genome encodes these proteins:
- the LOC126540809 gene encoding uncharacterized protein produces the protein MGSVEYNLEEEHTEALDLTVQKVYQKEESATPCFTTPAGNLPCLLHRAAGPDTRVCFFGGFDTVSSTPGAVRDLCGVSDNVFSLLLSLLPHTRDKSTDVSLPNKLLIFLFKMKHGVPFSAIAVIFGIHETTAARMFHAVLGTLAAATRKWIYKPHMQVIQDTRPECFKVNYPDCTLIFDCTEVHTETPSEVRQQHVLYSTYKSGFTLKFLVTIAPSGLIIFKSKSYGGRCSDTQIVLESGFLDIISQHDVILADNGFPGILTGVAGKSAVLIMPPSSTGNQPFSLAELQETYNVAQVRVHVERVIQRIKTHGILEHHIPVSLIPTMSEIFHMYCILENLQSAIIQSNRK, from the exons ATGGGCAGC GTTGAATACAATCTTGAAGAGGAGCACACTGAGGCATTAGACCTTACAGTGCAAAAGGTGTACCAGAAAGAAGAATCAGCCACACCGTGTTTCACAACACCAGCAGGGAATTTGCCATGCCTATTGCACCGTGCAGCAGGACCAGACACTAGGGTGTGCTTTTTTGGGGGATTCGACACAGTGTCCTCAACACCCGGTGCAGTGAGAGACCTCTGTGGCGTTTCTGACAATGTTTTCTCGCTCCTGCTAAGTCTCCTGCCCCACACGAGAGATAAGAGTACTGATGTCAGCCTTCCAAACAAACTTTTAATATTTCTATTCAAAATGAAGCATGGAGTGCCTTTTAGTGCAATTGCAGTAATTTTTGGCATTCATGAAACAACAGCAGCACGAATGTTTCATGCAGTTCTGGGCACGCTTGCGGCTGCTACAAGAAAGTGGATATATAAGCCACATATGCAAGTGATACAGGATACACGTCCAGAGTGTTTTAAGGTAAACTATCCTGACTGTACACTCATTTTCGATTGCactgaggtgcacacagaaaCACCATCAGAGGTGAGGCAACAACATGTCCTCTACTCCACGTACAAAAGTGGCTTTACATTGAAATTTTTAGTTACGATTGCCCCCTCTGGCCTCATTATATTCAAGTCCAAATCCTATGGTGGGCGTTGCTCAGACACACAAATCGTGCTGGAATCAGGATTCCTTGATATAATTAGCCAACATGATGTTATTCTTGCAGATAATGGTTTTCCTGGAATACTAACAGGTGTAGCAGGTAAAAGTGCCGTACTGATTATGCCACCGTCCTCGACTGGCAACCAGCCTTTCTCACTTGCAGAACTGCAAGAAACGTACAATGTTGCTCAAGTGCGCGTCCATGTAGAGAGAGTGATACAGCGCATAAAAACTCATGGAATTTTGGAGCACCATATTCCTGTCAGTTTGATTCCTACCATGAGTGAGATTTTTCATATGTACTGCATTTTGGAAAATTTGCAAAGTGCAATAATTCAAAGCAACAGAAAGTAA